Proteins encoded within one genomic window of Mesorhizobium sp. AR10:
- a CDS encoding DUF2948 family protein, whose translation MDALKLVALDDQDLSIVSAHVQDAVMKVSDLEFLPLAKRFVLTMNRFVWEAKSGLFRQHNERRQAVLHFDRVLGAKTSGIARDKPAEILSLLAISFVEISKPAGIVELIFSGGSAVMLDVECIEARLADIGGAWGATSRPVHRA comes from the coding sequence ATGGACGCTCTCAAGCTTGTCGCGCTCGACGATCAGGATCTGAGCATCGTCTCGGCCCATGTCCAGGACGCGGTGATGAAGGTCTCGGACCTCGAATTCCTGCCGTTGGCCAAGCGCTTCGTGCTGACCATGAACCGCTTCGTCTGGGAGGCGAAGTCAGGCCTGTTCCGCCAGCACAATGAGCGGCGGCAGGCCGTGCTGCATTTCGACCGGGTGCTCGGCGCCAAGACCAGCGGCATTGCCCGCGACAAGCCGGCTGAAATCCTGTCCCTGCTGGCGATCAGCTTCGTCGAGATCAGCAAGCCTGCCGGCATTGTCGAACTGATCTTCTCGGGCGGCAGCGCAGTTATGCTGGATGTCGAGTGCATCGAGGCGCGGCTTGCCGATATCGGTGGCGCCTGGGGCGCCACGTCACGCCCCGTCCATAGGGCATGA